Proteins encoded within one genomic window of Granulicella pectinivorans:
- a CDS encoding DHA2 family efflux MFS transporter permease subunit — protein sequence MSGERLVTPNHTLWLIAGAAIIAPFMEVLDTSIANVALPYIAGNLSSSLDEAVWVLTSYLVANAVVLPMSGWLSGRLGRKRFYLLSILMFTVSSFFCGIAPSLPILILFRVLQGLGGGGLQPTTQAILADLFPKERIAAAFTLYSVVIVLAPTLGPVLGGWLSDHWGWRWIFFLNIPCGIAAYFLNRALQPETPQDHTKDAPIDYSGLCGIALGLGCLEYVLDRGERADWFASPAICMAAALSGVALLLLVYHELFRAKHPVLQLRLLANRNFALASGMIFFTYFARYASTALLPEFTHGMLGYTATESGMVLSPGSFVLLLFLPVTTWLMKRIDHRVLIVSGLMVTTCAFYRLSGLSLQVDYGTIVKLRILESSGVALFLTPISVLAFSRLKSGKNDAAASLYGLFRNLGSAIGISVVNTMLVRDVQVHRTYLVQNLPGSSSALSAAVRNRASFFSTFSGDSKSEAMVRALGWIHEEINRQALLLCYTDCFRLLMYVSLALSPVAVFFAVRERPAPAGKQAMGR from the coding sequence ATGAGCGGCGAACGCCTTGTCACCCCCAACCACACCCTATGGCTGATCGCAGGAGCGGCCATCATCGCGCCGTTCATGGAGGTGCTCGACACGTCCATCGCCAATGTTGCGCTGCCGTATATCGCGGGCAATCTCTCGTCGTCGCTGGACGAAGCGGTGTGGGTGCTGACCTCGTACCTGGTCGCCAACGCCGTGGTGCTGCCGATGAGCGGCTGGCTCTCAGGCCGGTTGGGACGGAAGCGGTTCTACCTGCTCTCGATCCTGATGTTTACCGTCAGCTCGTTCTTTTGCGGCATCGCGCCCAGCCTGCCGATTCTGATTCTGTTTCGCGTGCTGCAAGGGCTGGGCGGTGGAGGCTTGCAGCCGACCACGCAGGCCATCCTGGCCGACCTGTTCCCGAAGGAACGCATCGCGGCCGCCTTCACCCTGTACTCCGTCGTCATCGTGCTGGCACCGACACTGGGGCCGGTGCTGGGCGGCTGGCTGAGCGATCACTGGGGATGGCGCTGGATCTTCTTCTTGAATATCCCGTGCGGCATTGCGGCCTACTTCCTGAACCGGGCCCTGCAACCGGAGACGCCGCAGGATCACACGAAGGATGCCCCGATCGACTACTCCGGGCTCTGCGGCATCGCGCTGGGTCTGGGCTGCCTGGAGTATGTGCTGGATCGCGGTGAGCGCGCGGACTGGTTCGCCTCGCCCGCCATCTGCATGGCGGCGGCCCTCTCGGGCGTGGCTCTTCTGTTGCTCGTCTACCATGAGCTGTTCCGTGCGAAGCATCCGGTGCTGCAACTGCGGCTGCTGGCGAATCGCAACTTCGCGCTGGCCAGCGGGATGATCTTCTTCACGTACTTCGCCCGCTATGCCAGCACAGCGCTGCTTCCGGAGTTCACGCATGGCATGCTGGGGTATACCGCCACGGAGAGCGGCATGGTGCTCTCTCCGGGATCGTTCGTCCTGTTGCTGTTTCTTCCGGTGACGACGTGGCTGATGAAGCGGATCGACCATCGTGTGCTGATCGTAAGTGGGCTGATGGTGACGACGTGCGCGTTCTATCGGCTCAGCGGCCTCTCGCTTCAGGTGGACTACGGAACGATCGTGAAGCTTCGCATCCTCGAAAGCTCAGGGGTGGCGCTCTTTCTTACGCCCATCAGCGTGCTTGCGTTCTCTCGCCTGAAATCGGGAAAGAACGATGCGGCGGCGTCACTGTATGGTCTGTTCCGCAATCTCGGCTCCGCCATCGGCATCTCCGTCGTGAACACCATGCTGGTGCGAGACGTTCAGGTCCATCGAACGTACCTCGTGCAGAACCTGCCGGGATCGTCGAGTGCCCTGTCGGCCGCGGTCAGAAACCGTGCCTCCTTCTTCAGCACCTTCTCCGGCGACTCGAAGAGCGAAGCCATGGTGCGCGCCCTCGGATGGATTCACGAGGAGATCAACCGGCAGGCGCTTCTGCTCTGCTACACGGACTGCTTTCGGTTGCTGATGTATGTATCGCTGGCGCTGTCGCCGGTGGCAGTCTTCTTCGCTGTCCGGGAGCGGCCTGCTCCAGCCGGCAAGCAGGCGATGGGGCGGTAA
- a CDS encoding ABC transporter permease: MRLGDLNETMRMSMDTLRTNKMRSSLTILGIVIGVLTVIVISSVINGLNANVENLVQSLGSNVIFVFRFPVFANRPTTEMLTRKQLTYDDSVAMRDLPHVVAVSPVLQYTDHNVAGGVGSTAIKGNGRKMQNTTIEGDTPSQKDVHDLSLLSGRFFNEGDQERAANVVVLGYDTADELFGVDNALNREVEVGGMLFNVIGVYDKQKQAFGGGKNPQDNTAYFPITTFHKLHPEILDYWITLKYDDPKNRPLVEDELTELLRRRRKVLNNAPDNFAIFGTDTLTRLWNQVTGGLFLLLFALSSVALLVGGVGVMNIMLVSVTERTREIGIRKAIGATKRTILTQFTLEAMVLCAVGGLVGITLGSLIAFGLKFTPLGALVSPLWIMVAFGSSCAIGLIFGIYPAWKAANLNPIEALRYE, from the coding sequence ATGCGTTTAGGCGATCTGAACGAAACCATGCGGATGTCCATGGACACCCTGCGCACTAACAAGATGCGCAGCTCGCTCACCATCCTTGGCATCGTCATCGGCGTCCTGACGGTCATCGTCATCTCGTCCGTCATCAACGGCCTCAACGCCAACGTCGAGAACCTGGTGCAGTCGCTTGGCTCGAATGTCATCTTCGTCTTTCGCTTTCCCGTCTTCGCCAACCGCCCCACGACGGAGATGCTCACGCGCAAGCAGCTCACTTACGATGACTCCGTCGCCATGCGCGATCTTCCGCACGTCGTGGCTGTTTCCCCGGTGCTCCAGTACACCGACCACAACGTGGCCGGCGGCGTCGGCTCCACGGCCATCAAGGGCAACGGCCGCAAGATGCAGAACACCACCATCGAAGGCGACACGCCCTCGCAGAAGGATGTTCACGACCTCAGCCTTCTCTCCGGACGCTTCTTCAACGAGGGTGATCAGGAGCGCGCCGCCAACGTCGTCGTCCTCGGCTACGACACGGCCGACGAGCTCTTCGGGGTCGACAACGCCCTCAACCGCGAGGTCGAAGTCGGCGGCATGCTCTTCAACGTCATCGGCGTCTACGACAAGCAGAAGCAGGCCTTCGGCGGCGGCAAGAACCCCCAGGACAACACCGCGTACTTCCCCATCACCACCTTCCACAAGCTCCATCCCGAGATCCTCGACTACTGGATCACGCTCAAATACGACGATCCCAAAAATCGCCCTCTCGTCGAAGATGAGCTGACCGAACTTCTCCGCCGCCGCCGCAAGGTACTCAACAACGCGCCCGACAACTTCGCCATCTTCGGCACCGACACCCTCACGCGCCTCTGGAACCAGGTCACCGGCGGACTCTTCCTCCTGCTCTTCGCCCTCTCCAGCGTGGCCCTGCTCGTAGGCGGCGTGGGCGTCATGAACATCATGCTCGTCTCGGTCACGGAGCGCACCCGCGAGATCGGCATCCGCAAGGCCATCGGAGCCACCAAGCGAACCATCCTCACCCAGTTCACCCTGGAGGCGATGGTCCTCTGCGCGGTCGGAGGCCTGGTCGGCATCACGCTCGGCAGCCTCATCGCCTTCGGCCTCAAGTTCACGCCGCTCGGAGCCCTCGTCTCGCCCCTCTGGATCATGGTCGCCTTCGGCAGCTCCTGCGCCATCGGCCTCATCTTCGGCATCTATCCCGCCTGGAAGGCCGCGAACCTGAACCCCATTGAGGCGCTCCGGTACGAATAA
- the hpnI gene encoding bacteriohopanetetrol glucosamine biosynthesis glycosyltransferase HpnI — protein sequence MALAIQVVMVLLTLSGLAYLLLALWGARDFGRSGRTLSGFSPDVTILKPVKGIDPRMYAGFVSHCRQDYAGRFELLFGVSSLSDPAVAEIERLKAEFPDIAIRLVECSERLGTSGKVSNLVQMIASGTYDYVVINDSDIAVSSDYLTRIMSGFADSTVGMVTAPYLGRTADQGQALTLWARLEALGISTDFMPGVLTARKLEGVRFGLGSTLAMSRAALEKAGGFLPLVDFLADDYEIGVRIVGAGYRVELCPIVVETSVPGYDFRGYWDHQMRWARSTRDSRKLGYVGLGITYAVPWAFATMVASGFALWSFTLMSIVLLARVCVALAVGVGLLRDGQVLRDLWFLPLRDLTGLIFWAWSFAGDTVVWRGETFRLHNGRLTRV from the coding sequence ATGGCATTGGCGATTCAGGTGGTCATGGTATTGCTCACCCTGAGCGGGTTGGCATACCTCCTGCTTGCGCTCTGGGGCGCCCGCGACTTCGGTCGTTCGGGCCGCACGCTCTCCGGATTCTCCCCCGACGTCACCATTCTGAAGCCCGTCAAGGGCATCGATCCCCGCATGTACGCCGGCTTCGTCAGCCACTGCCGCCAGGACTATGCAGGCCGCTTCGAGCTCCTCTTCGGCGTCAGCTCGCTCTCCGACCCAGCCGTCGCCGAGATCGAACGCCTCAAGGCCGAGTTTCCCGACATCGCCATCCGCCTCGTCGAATGCTCCGAACGCCTCGGCACCTCCGGCAAGGTCTCGAACCTCGTCCAGATGATCGCCTCCGGCACCTACGACTACGTCGTCATCAACGACAGCGACATCGCCGTCTCCTCCGACTATCTGACACGCATCATGAGCGGCTTCGCCGACTCCACCGTCGGGATGGTCACCGCTCCCTACCTCGGCCGCACCGCGGACCAGGGGCAGGCCCTCACTCTCTGGGCCAGGCTCGAAGCCCTCGGCATCTCCACAGACTTCATGCCCGGCGTGCTCACCGCCCGCAAGCTCGAAGGCGTCCGCTTCGGACTCGGATCGACCCTCGCTATGAGCCGTGCCGCACTCGAAAAGGCAGGCGGCTTTCTTCCCCTCGTCGACTTCCTCGCCGACGACTACGAAATCGGCGTGCGCATCGTCGGCGCCGGCTATCGCGTGGAGCTCTGCCCCATCGTCGTCGAAACCAGCGTCCCCGGCTACGACTTCCGCGGCTACTGGGACCACCAGATGCGCTGGGCTCGGTCCACCCGCGACTCACGCAAGCTCGGCTACGTCGGCCTCGGCATCACCTACGCCGTTCCCTGGGCCTTCGCGACCATGGTCGCCAGCGGCTTCGCCCTCTGGAGCTTCACGCTCATGAGCATCGTCCTGCTCGCCCGCGTCTGCGTCGCGCTTGCCGTCGGCGTAGGCCTCCTGCGCGACGGCCAGGTCCTCCGCGACCTGTGGTTCCTGCCTCTGCGCGACCTCACCGGCCTCATCTTCTGGGCCTGGAGCTTCGCGGGTGACACCGTCGTCTGGCGTGGCGAGACCTTCCGCCTGCACAACGGACGTCTCACCCGTGTCTGA
- a CDS encoding ABC transporter permease: MEFKEGLKLALQSLWANKLRTVLTLLGVVIGVASVIAVVTLVNGANSFIETKFSSYGADVFTVSRMPQFITSADDYVKFQRRKNILLDDYRYIEANCKSCVGIGAQQATVAKVVRGTQSVTDSTVRGYTWQMPSLQNLNITEGRDFTQNDEEHASHVCIIGTDIRDNLLAGVDPIGQELRVDGSPYTVIGVSEKQGSTFGASQDNWVGIPLTAYQKSYGTAKSVTIYIKAGQAGSVLESAADEVRVLMRSQRHDAPGAENSFELDTNNTLVGFASGLTKSFGAVAGAIAAVSLIVGGIVIMNIMLVSVTERTREIGIRKALGARGKDILMQFLLESAMMALVGGFIGVLGGVAVAEAVTLAIGFPSSVAVWSVVAGLIVATATGIFFGVYPARKAAMLDPIVALRAD; the protein is encoded by the coding sequence ATGGAGTTCAAAGAAGGCCTCAAGCTGGCACTCCAATCCCTCTGGGCCAACAAGCTACGGACGGTCCTTACCCTGCTCGGCGTCGTCATCGGCGTCGCCTCGGTCATCGCCGTCGTTACGCTCGTCAACGGTGCGAACTCCTTCATCGAGACCAAGTTCTCCAGCTACGGCGCCGATGTCTTCACCGTCTCGCGCATGCCGCAGTTCATCACCAGCGCCGATGACTACGTCAAATTCCAGCGCCGCAAGAACATCCTCCTCGACGACTATCGCTACATCGAAGCCAACTGCAAGTCCTGCGTCGGGATCGGAGCCCAGCAGGCCACCGTCGCCAAGGTCGTCCGTGGAACCCAGTCCGTCACCGACTCCACCGTCCGCGGCTACACCTGGCAGATGCCCTCGCTCCAGAACCTCAACATCACCGAAGGCCGCGACTTCACCCAGAACGACGAGGAGCACGCCTCGCACGTCTGCATCATCGGCACCGACATTCGCGACAACCTCCTCGCCGGCGTCGACCCCATCGGTCAGGAGCTCCGCGTCGACGGCTCCCCCTACACCGTCATCGGGGTCAGCGAGAAACAGGGAAGCACCTTCGGAGCCAGCCAGGACAACTGGGTCGGCATCCCCCTCACCGCCTACCAGAAAAGCTACGGTACGGCGAAGTCCGTCACCATCTACATCAAGGCCGGCCAGGCCGGATCGGTCCTCGAAAGCGCCGCGGACGAGGTTCGCGTCCTCATGCGGTCGCAGCGCCACGATGCCCCCGGTGCTGAAAATTCCTTCGAGCTCGACACAAACAACACCCTCGTAGGCTTTGCCAGCGGCCTCACCAAGTCCTTCGGTGCCGTCGCCGGAGCCATCGCTGCCGTCTCGCTCATCGTGGGCGGCATCGTCATCATGAACATCATGCTCGTCTCCGTCACCGAGCGCACTCGCGAGATCGGCATCCGCAAGGCCCTCGGCGCACGCGGCAAAGACATCCTCATGCAGTTCCTGCTGGAGTCCGCGATGATGGCGCTCGTGGGCGGGTTCATCGGTGTTCTCGGCGGCGTCGCCGTGGCGGAGGCGGTTACCCTCGCCATCGGCTTCCCGTCGTCCGTCGCCGTCTGGAGCGTTGTGGCTGGCCTCATCGTCGCCACCGCCACCGGCATCTTCTTCGGCGTCTACCCCGCGCGCAAAGCCGCCATGCTCGATCCCATCGTAGCCCTGAGGGCCGACTGA
- a CDS encoding DUF1003 domain-containing protein: MPCQAEELRHIPLFALLDDEELAVLAQQVELRTFASRQRIYKRGEPGERAYIVLSGTVHVTVVDEDQQEVVVAEPVHGEFFGFASMLEGTPHHTSATSMTETSLIEVDRSDIATLVQRKPMAGMDMMTVLARQFHAAQQLIRDRANRNPNDVIDESFTFGERVADAVARFGGSWTFIITFGIVLSVYTAINVILRGKAWDPYPFILLNLFLSMLASIQAPVIMMSQNRQDQKDRVRGELDYEVNRRAEAEIQNLSRKLILLNDKLDDVDELLRKKQ, from the coding sequence ATGCCCTGCCAAGCTGAAGAGCTCCGCCACATCCCCCTGTTTGCCCTGCTCGACGACGAAGAACTGGCCGTATTGGCCCAGCAGGTCGAACTCCGTACCTTCGCCTCGCGCCAGCGTATTTACAAGCGCGGCGAGCCCGGAGAGCGCGCCTACATTGTGCTGAGCGGCACAGTCCACGTCACGGTCGTGGACGAGGACCAGCAGGAAGTGGTCGTCGCGGAGCCGGTGCATGGAGAGTTCTTCGGTTTTGCGTCCATGCTGGAAGGAACACCGCACCACACCAGCGCGACGAGCATGACCGAAACCTCGTTGATTGAGGTAGATAGAAGCGACATCGCTACGCTGGTGCAGAGAAAACCGATGGCCGGCATGGACATGATGACCGTGCTCGCGCGGCAATTCCACGCAGCACAACAGCTTATCCGCGACCGCGCCAATCGCAACCCGAACGATGTGATCGATGAAAGCTTCACCTTCGGGGAGCGAGTCGCCGATGCCGTAGCGCGTTTTGGCGGTTCGTGGACCTTCATCATTACGTTCGGGATCGTGCTCTCGGTGTACACGGCCATCAACGTGATTTTGAGAGGTAAGGCCTGGGACCCGTATCCGTTCATTCTGCTGAATCTTTTTCTCTCGATGCTGGCGAGTATCCAGGCCCCGGTGATCATGATGAGCCAGAACCGGCAGGACCAGAAGGATCGGGTGCGCGGCGAGCTGGACTACGAGGTGAACCGGCGTGCGGAGGCGGAGATCCAGAACCTTTCGCGCAAGCTGATTCTGCTGAACGACAAGCTGGACGACGTGGATGAGCTGCTCAGGAAGAAGCAGTAG
- a CDS encoding ArnT family glycosyltransferase: MPISSTTRNRLILIALWALVYASFTLFLPPLLDDADSVHAEVAREMIQRHDWVTLYANGIRYLEKAPILYWSMAASFKLFGVSTAAARVPLALTVLGLCLVLEGFARRAFGSNRAGLYAGLITLSSFGIFIFTRITIPDADVCLWLTLALFAFWRTEHPPAPMKPANTERRASIRLKTKVKRFASGVRPAAVPVPAEPVEDEGGKFDFETWDRTDSDSYLDHRTGSRQDAAFPDRRGHRRAAFKPEAPAVRLLPCLVFAVACALNVLTKGLIGIVFPVAVVALYLLLTRGVVGGLKRLGELHPMASLLVFLAIAAPWHILIGLANPTQGDPGGVRYVGGHWQVPLPTDGNVHGWFWFYFVNEHVLRYLNLRVPRDYDTVPLWLFWGLLLVWLMPWSAFLFKAVGRAFPFSALWKRGLTRRVRLHAYFVPPNTQLLLLLWAAVPLLFFSLSTRQEYYVLPALPALILLLANWLTLEGRIAWPPITADARCIRRANIRIAGGMLLLGTLAWAAILFFLVHSAKPSPDTDLASLLQQNPGDYALSFGHFLDLNAQALGLFRLPLALTAFALFAGTLAHFLLRRAHRPHAATLSLAAASFLFLLAAHLGLQTFSPVLSSERMAAAIAPQVHPDDLIILHGEYEAGSTLGFYLRRNDLHLCEGRSSNLWYGSFFSDAPKIFETRESVAEKWQGPQRIFLWQDPSDKERPVLRMHPMYVVASSGGKQILSNQPNR, translated from the coding sequence GTGCCGATTTCTTCCACAACCCGTAACCGGCTCATCCTCATCGCGCTCTGGGCCCTCGTCTACGCCTCCTTCACACTGTTTCTTCCGCCCCTGCTGGACGACGCGGACTCCGTCCACGCCGAGGTGGCGCGGGAGATGATCCAGCGGCACGACTGGGTGACGCTGTACGCGAACGGCATCCGCTACCTGGAGAAAGCACCGATCCTCTACTGGTCCATGGCTGCCAGCTTCAAGCTCTTCGGGGTTTCCACGGCCGCCGCCCGCGTGCCGCTCGCACTCACCGTCCTTGGCCTGTGTCTGGTGCTGGAAGGGTTCGCGCGGCGGGCCTTTGGAAGCAACCGGGCGGGCCTGTATGCAGGCCTCATCACGCTTTCGAGCTTCGGCATCTTCATCTTTACGCGCATCACGATTCCAGACGCGGATGTCTGCCTGTGGCTGACGCTGGCGCTGTTCGCGTTCTGGCGGACGGAACACCCGCCCGCTCCCATGAAGCCCGCGAACACGGAACGGCGGGCCAGCATCCGGCTGAAGACGAAGGTCAAGAGGTTTGCTTCCGGCGTAAGACCCGCCGCGGTGCCGGTTCCCGCCGAGCCGGTCGAAGACGAGGGCGGGAAGTTCGACTTTGAGACCTGGGACCGCACGGACTCGGACTCCTACCTGGATCACCGGACGGGGTCACGGCAGGATGCAGCCTTTCCCGACCGCAGAGGACATCGGCGAGCCGCGTTCAAGCCCGAAGCGCCAGCCGTGCGGCTGCTTCCCTGCCTCGTCTTCGCCGTGGCCTGCGCGCTGAATGTTCTGACCAAGGGGCTGATCGGCATCGTCTTCCCGGTCGCCGTGGTAGCGCTGTACCTGCTGCTGACACGCGGGGTGGTGGGTGGATTGAAGCGCCTTGGGGAGCTCCATCCGATGGCAAGCCTGCTCGTCTTCCTGGCGATCGCGGCGCCGTGGCACATCCTGATCGGGCTCGCGAACCCCACGCAGGGAGATCCCGGTGGCGTCCGCTACGTGGGCGGACACTGGCAGGTGCCTCTGCCGACCGACGGGAATGTGCATGGGTGGTTCTGGTTCTACTTTGTGAACGAGCATGTGCTGCGCTACCTGAACCTGCGGGTGCCGCGCGACTACGACACCGTCCCGCTCTGGCTCTTCTGGGGGCTTCTGCTGGTCTGGCTGATGCCGTGGAGCGCCTTCCTCTTCAAGGCTGTGGGGCGCGCGTTTCCCTTCTCCGCGCTGTGGAAGCGTGGGCTGACGCGCCGGGTCCGGCTGCACGCCTACTTCGTCCCTCCCAATACCCAGCTTCTGCTTCTGCTCTGGGCGGCGGTGCCTCTGCTGTTCTTCTCGCTCTCCACGCGGCAGGAGTACTACGTGCTGCCGGCGCTGCCCGCGCTGATCCTGCTGCTGGCCAACTGGCTGACGCTGGAGGGGCGGATCGCCTGGCCTCCCATTACGGCGGACGCCCGATGCATCCGCAGGGCGAATATCCGGATCGCCGGAGGCATGCTTCTGCTGGGCACGCTGGCGTGGGCGGCGATCCTCTTCTTTCTGGTCCATAGCGCGAAGCCCTCCCCCGATACCGATCTTGCGTCGCTGCTGCAACAGAATCCGGGGGACTACGCGCTGTCGTTCGGGCACTTTCTGGATCTCAACGCACAGGCGCTGGGTCTGTTCCGGCTGCCGCTTGCCCTGACCGCCTTCGCCCTGTTCGCAGGGACGCTGGCGCACTTTCTGCTGCGGCGCGCGCATCGTCCGCATGCCGCGACGCTCTCGCTGGCTGCCGCGTCGTTCCTGTTTCTGCTGGCGGCGCATCTGGGGCTGCAGACGTTCTCGCCGGTCCTGAGCTCGGAGCGGATGGCCGCGGCCATCGCGCCGCAGGTTCACCCGGACGATCTCATCATCCTGCACGGCGAGTACGAGGCGGGATCGACGCTCGGGTTCTACCTGCGGCGCAACGACCTGCATCTCTGCGAGGGGCGGTCGTCGAACCTCTGGTACGGCAGCTTCTTCTCCGACGCGCCGAAGATCTTCGAGACGCGCGAGTCGGTGGCGGAGAAGTGGCAGGGGCCGCAGCGAATCTTCTTGTGGCAGGACCCCTCGGACAAAGAGCGTCCCGTGCTCCGGATGCATCCCATGTACGTCGTGGCGAGCTCCGGGGGGAAACAGATCCTCTCGAATCAACCGAACCGCTAA
- a CDS encoding AraC family transcriptional regulator, whose translation MQTETIDIRTDEALAACLRVPRPVAALAFDYAADDHIPPHEHVKAQLLYAIEGTIVLSTREGKWVLLPTRALWVPANTQHSIRMRGPVRMRTLFFDHTVTAPAPGCAAVSVSPLLRELIVGMLQEPRRYASLSRGAQIAALIASELRVCHTLPLSLPWPRDAKLRKTCDAMQRRPSLTGDMEYWAARSGVSSRTLARLFRSETGMSFGEWKAQLLLLEAQVRLAQGQSSSRIASALGYASHAAFSAMFRKATGLTPSEHLANLH comes from the coding sequence ATGCAGACAGAAACTATCGATATCAGGACAGATGAAGCACTCGCCGCATGTTTGCGCGTGCCCCGCCCGGTGGCGGCACTGGCCTTCGATTACGCCGCGGACGATCACATTCCGCCACACGAACACGTCAAGGCGCAGCTTCTCTACGCGATCGAAGGCACCATCGTGCTCTCCACTCGCGAAGGCAAATGGGTCCTGCTGCCGACGCGCGCCCTGTGGGTGCCGGCAAACACGCAGCATTCCATCCGGATGCGTGGCCCGGTTCGCATGCGAACGCTCTTCTTCGACCACACCGTGACCGCCCCGGCCCCCGGCTGCGCTGCGGTCAGCGTATCTCCGCTGCTGCGGGAACTCATCGTCGGCATGCTGCAGGAGCCGCGCCGGTACGCTTCCCTCAGCCGCGGCGCGCAGATCGCGGCACTCATCGCCAGCGAGCTTCGCGTGTGCCACACCCTGCCGCTCTCTCTTCCGTGGCCGCGGGATGCCAAACTCCGCAAGACCTGCGATGCCATGCAGCGGAGGCCGTCGTTAACCGGGGATATGGAGTATTGGGCGGCACGCTCTGGCGTAAGCAGTCGGACCCTTGCACGGCTCTTCCGGTCGGAGACGGGAATGAGCTTCGGGGAATGGAAGGCGCAGCTTCTTCTGCTGGAGGCACAGGTCCGGCTGGCGCAGGGACAGTCCAGTTCGCGCATCGCAAGTGCCCTGGGCTATGCAAGCCATGCGGCCTTCTCCGCGATGTTTCGCAAGGCCACCGGACTTACCCCCTCGGAGCATCTGGCGAACCTTCACTGA